One genomic window of Parabacteroides pacaensis includes the following:
- the araD gene encoding L-ribulose-5-phosphate 4-epimerase, producing MVEELKEKVFQANLDLVKHGLVIFTWGNVSAVDREKGLVVIKPSGVSYETMKAEDMVVLDLNGNVVEGNLKPSSDTPTHLVLYNAFPEIGGIVHTHSTYATSWAQAGCGIPNIGTTHADYFNREIPCTRQMTQAEVEGEYEKETGNVIVECFQQINPVYVPGVLVQNHGPFAWGKDAHDAVHNAVVMEQVAKMAFIAYQINPQLSMNQHLITKHFYRKHGPNAYYGQK from the coding sequence ATGGTTGAAGAATTAAAAGAAAAGGTATTTCAGGCAAATCTTGACCTTGTAAAACACGGTCTTGTCATTTTCACTTGGGGAAATGTAAGTGCTGTTGACCGGGAAAAAGGGTTAGTAGTAATCAAACCTTCCGGCGTATCTTATGAAACCATGAAAGCAGAAGATATGGTAGTTCTCGATTTGAACGGAAATGTGGTGGAAGGCAACCTTAAACCTTCATCCGACACTCCTACCCATCTGGTTTTATATAATGCATTTCCGGAAATCGGTGGTATTGTACACACTCATTCCACCTATGCTACTTCTTGGGCGCAAGCAGGTTGCGGAATCCCGAATATCGGAACTACCCATGCCGATTATTTTAACCGGGAAATCCCTTGTACCCGGCAAATGACGCAAGCAGAAGTAGAAGGCGAATACGAAAAAGAAACAGGAAATGTTATTGTAGAATGTTTTCAACAGATTAATCCCGTATACGTACCCGGCGTATTAGTCCAGAATCACGGCCCGTTTGCCTGGGGAAAAGATGCCCATGATGCAGTACACAATGCCGTAGTCATGGAACAAGTAGCGAAAATGGCATTTATCGCTTACCAGATCAACCCGCAATTAAGCATGAACCAGCATCTTATTACCAAGCATTTTTACCGGAAACACGGGCCAAATGCTTACTACGGACAAAAATAA
- the gluP gene encoding glucose/galactose MFS transporter, translating into MIQEKKNFVIPLIFVGIMFFAIGFALGINSYLVPLLNKALNISSGQSYLVIAATFSAFLIFGYPASIVIKNIGYKRTMALSFIMFAIGFYLFIPSAKLESLPLFLLASFISGMGNTFLQASVNPYITILGPIDSAAKRMSIMGICNKLAWPIAPLFLALVINKSVQDVQLTDINLPFYIIIAVFLALGIMAFFAPLPEVKAAGEDESSVEDCPYAANKTSIWQFPHLLLGCLALFLYVGVETVALSTLVDYATSLDLPNAANYGWISSVGMVVGYICGILFIPKVISQATALRICSILAIIGSLLVVTTPAHISIWFTSFMALGCSLMWPALWPLAMTDLGKFTKAGSSLLVIAIVGGALIPTLFGFMKDEWGAQNAYWICLPCFLYILYYGVAGYKIRTK; encoded by the coding sequence ATGATACAAGAAAAAAAGAACTTTGTGATTCCATTGATATTCGTTGGGATCATGTTTTTTGCAATCGGTTTTGCTTTGGGAATCAACAGTTACCTAGTCCCGCTATTAAACAAGGCGTTAAACATCTCTTCCGGCCAATCCTATTTAGTAATAGCAGCTACCTTTTCTGCTTTTCTTATTTTTGGTTATCCGGCATCCATCGTAATTAAAAACATTGGTTATAAACGTACGATGGCTCTTTCGTTTATTATGTTCGCCATTGGTTTTTATCTGTTTATTCCTTCTGCGAAATTAGAAAGTTTACCTTTATTTTTATTGGCCTCTTTTATCAGTGGAATGGGAAATACCTTTTTACAAGCATCGGTTAATCCTTATATCACTATTTTAGGTCCGATAGATAGTGCTGCTAAGCGGATGAGTATTATGGGAATTTGCAATAAATTAGCTTGGCCTATCGCACCACTCTTTCTAGCTTTAGTAATTAACAAAAGTGTGCAAGATGTGCAATTGACGGATATTAATTTGCCTTTTTATATTATCATTGCTGTATTCCTGGCTTTAGGAATTATGGCGTTTTTTGCCCCTCTTCCGGAAGTAAAAGCGGCAGGAGAAGATGAATCCAGTGTGGAAGATTGTCCCTATGCTGCTAACAAAACCTCTATTTGGCAATTCCCGCATCTTTTGTTGGGTTGTTTGGCCTTATTTTTATATGTAGGGGTAGAGACTGTTGCTTTAAGCACGTTGGTGGATTATGCAACAAGTCTGGATTTGCCGAATGCGGCTAATTACGGTTGGATTTCTTCTGTCGGTATGGTAGTAGGGTATATTTGCGGTATTCTTTTTATTCCCAAAGTGATTAGCCAAGCTACAGCACTTCGTATTTGCTCCATATTGGCCATTATAGGTTCCCTATTGGTAGTAACAACACCTGCTCATATTTCTATTTGGTTTACTTCTTTTATGGCATTAGGTTGCTCTTTGATGTGGCCGGCTTTATGGCCATTGGCAATGACTGATCTGGGAAAATTTACTAAAGCCGGATCTTCTTTATTAGTAATTGCTATTGTGGGTGGAGCTTTGATACCTACTCTCTTCGGTTTTATGAAGGATGAATGGGGTGCTCAAAATGCTTATTGGATTTGCTTGCCTTGTTTCTTATATATTCTATATTATGGAGTGGCGGGATATAAAATCAGAACAAAATGA
- the galK gene encoding galactokinase: MDLNLIRSTFKKHFGCEGSVYASPGRINLIGEHTDYNGGFVFPGAIDKGMVAEIKPNGLGKVRAYSIDLDDYAEFGLTENDAPQASWARYIFGVCREIIKRGGDVQTFDTVFAGDVPLGAGMSSSAALESTYAYALNDLFNLGIDKFELAKIGQATEHNYVGVNCGIMDQFASVFGKEGSLIRLDCRSLEYKYFPFHPVGYKLVLLDSVVKHELASSAYNKRRKSCENAAAAIRRNHPEVEFLRDATMEMLNEVKADISAEDYMRAEYVIEEVQRVLDVCEALEKDDYETVGQKMYETHYGMSKLYEVSCEELDFLNDIAKECGVTGSRVMGGGFGGCTINLVKDDKYDHFIKRAFEAYTEKFGHEPKLYNVVISDGARKLC; encoded by the coding sequence ATGGATTTAAATTTAATAAGAAGTACTTTCAAAAAACACTTTGGTTGTGAAGGTTCAGTATACGCGTCTCCCGGCCGTATTAACTTAATTGGTGAACATACCGATTATAATGGCGGGTTTGTATTCCCCGGTGCCATTGATAAAGGCATGGTTGCAGAAATTAAGCCTAACGGATTAGGGAAAGTTCGTGCTTATTCTATCGACTTAGACGATTATGCAGAATTTGGTCTTACTGAAAACGATGCCCCACAAGCCAGTTGGGCTAGATATATCTTCGGAGTTTGCCGGGAAATTATCAAACGGGGTGGTGATGTACAGACATTCGACACTGTATTTGCAGGAGACGTTCCTCTTGGAGCAGGTATGTCTTCTTCCGCCGCATTGGAAAGCACCTATGCTTATGCATTAAACGACCTTTTCAATTTAGGCATAGATAAATTTGAGTTAGCAAAAATCGGGCAAGCAACAGAACACAATTACGTAGGAGTAAATTGTGGTATTATGGACCAATTTGCTTCTGTGTTCGGTAAAGAAGGGAGTTTAATCCGTTTGGATTGCCGTTCTTTGGAATACAAATATTTCCCTTTCCATCCGGTAGGTTATAAATTAGTACTACTTGACTCTGTAGTTAAACATGAACTCGCTTCTTCTGCTTACAATAAACGCCGTAAATCTTGTGAAAATGCAGCTGCTGCTATCCGTAGAAATCATCCGGAAGTTGAATTTTTACGGGATGCAACCATGGAGATGCTGAATGAAGTGAAAGCAGATATCAGCGCAGAAGACTATATGCGTGCAGAATACGTAATTGAAGAAGTTCAACGTGTTTTAGATGTTTGTGAAGCGCTGGAAAAAGATGATTACGAAACGGTAGGTCAAAAAATGTACGAGACTCACTATGGCATGAGTAAACTATACGAAGTAAGCTGCGAAGAACTCGATTTCTTAAATGATATCGCCAAAGAATGCGGCGTTACCGGTTCGCGGGTAATGGGCGGAGGTTTTGGCGGCTGTACCATTAACTTAGTAAAAGATGACAAATACGATCATTTTATTAAAAGAGCCTTTGAAGCTTATACAGAAAAATTCGGGCATGAACCTAAATTATATAATGTCGTAATTAGTGACGGAGCAAGAAAACTCTGTTAA
- a CDS encoding MFS transporter: MTQEKKNYALPIAMMFALFFMIAFVTGLPSPMGVIVANQFGASNFESQLGFFANFIAYAFMGLPAGIMLNKIGYKKTALAAIAVGFVGVAVQFFSGVAGSFAIYLTGAFISGFSMCMLNTVVNPMLNTLGGEGKKGNQLLQFGGSINSIGATITPMLVGYLMGEAAGRTIEKANPALFLAMGIFALAFVVLSFVKIPEPHMDKADKGPKVKDKYSPLSFRHFVLGTIAIFVYVGVEIGIPSTANLFMTDTNNGGLGIDAGVAGTLVGAYWFLMLIGRLAGGVLGAKYSSRTMMTFVTTIGCILLLSAIFFPTSIGIDVTGIVKSAQPTVIPINIIFLILCGLCTSVMWGGIFNLAVEGLGKYTTTASGIFMIMVCGGGIVPLIQGYVADVAGYLTSYWVMFVCVAYMLFYAVIGSKNVNKDIPVE, encoded by the coding sequence ATGACTCAAGAAAAAAAGAATTATGCATTGCCTATTGCAATGATGTTTGCTCTCTTCTTTATGATCGCTTTCGTGACCGGACTTCCTAGCCCTATGGGGGTTATTGTAGCTAACCAATTTGGCGCAAGCAACTTTGAATCTCAACTAGGATTCTTTGCCAATTTCATCGCGTATGCCTTTATGGGACTTCCGGCAGGTATTATGTTGAACAAAATCGGTTACAAGAAAACGGCTTTAGCTGCTATTGCCGTAGGTTTTGTCGGAGTAGCTGTTCAATTTTTTTCAGGTGTAGCGGGTAGTTTTGCTATTTACCTGACAGGTGCTTTCATTTCCGGATTTTCTATGTGTATGCTTAACACTGTAGTAAACCCTATGCTTAACACCTTAGGAGGCGAAGGTAAAAAAGGTAATCAGTTATTACAATTCGGAGGTTCTATCAATTCCATTGGTGCTACTATCACCCCTATGTTGGTAGGTTACTTAATGGGAGAAGCTGCCGGACGTACTATTGAAAAAGCAAATCCTGCCTTATTCCTGGCAATGGGTATTTTTGCTTTAGCTTTTGTGGTTCTCTCTTTTGTTAAGATTCCGGAACCTCATATGGATAAAGCCGATAAAGGTCCCAAAGTAAAAGATAAATATAGCCCGCTTTCTTTCCGTCATTTCGTATTAGGTACCATTGCCATTTTTGTATATGTAGGTGTTGAAATCGGAATTCCCAGTACAGCTAATTTGTTCATGACCGATACTAATAACGGAGGTTTGGGCATCGATGCAGGTGTTGCCGGAACTTTAGTAGGTGCCTATTGGTTCTTAATGCTTATCGGCCGTTTAGCCGGGGGCGTGTTGGGTGCCAAATATTCAAGCCGAACCATGATGACTTTTGTAACTACTATAGGATGTATACTTCTTTTAAGTGCTATTTTCTTTCCTACCAGCATAGGGATCGATGTGACAGGCATCGTTAAGAGTGCCCAACCTACGGTAATTCCTATTAATATTATTTTCCTTATTCTTTGTGGTCTTTGTACATCCGTTATGTGGGGAGGTATCTTTAATTTAGCAGTAGAAGGACTGGGTAAATATACTACAACAGCATCGGGTATTTTCATGATAATGGTTTGCGGGGGCGGTATTGTTCCGTTAATCCAAGGTTACGTTGCGGATGTTGCCGGTTATTTAACTAGTTACTGGGTGATGTTCGTTTGTGTTGCCTATATGTTATTCTATGCTGTTATCGGTTCTAAAAATGTAAATAAAGATATACCTGTTGAATAA
- a CDS encoding aldose epimerase family protein, with the protein MKNILSGLDAAKFSKEIDGKQTALFILQNKNGLEVTVTNYGAKIVSIMVPDKNGKLTDVVLGHDSIDDYLASEEAYFGAICGRYGNRIAKGKFTLDGVTYDKLAINNGPNSLHGGIKGFNSVVWDAVQKDDQTLELTYISADGEEGFPGKLITTVTYYLSDNNEVIIFYNATTSKPTVLNLTNHSYFNLSGAGDPSVSDHSLLINADAYLPTDETSIPYGSPEKVENTPMDFREIHLIGERIDEPFQQLIWGRGYDHTYILNKEGEELSFCARCSSPKTGIVMETFTTQPGVQLYTGNWMTGNMRGKFDQRYPARAALCLETQHYPDSPNKPEYPTTVLRPGEEYKQTTIYKFSTIE; encoded by the coding sequence ATGAAAAACATTCTATCAGGACTTGACGCTGCAAAGTTCAGCAAAGAAATTGACGGTAAACAAACCGCACTGTTTATTTTACAAAACAAGAACGGTCTTGAAGTAACAGTAACTAACTATGGGGCAAAAATTGTCTCCATCATGGTGCCCGATAAGAATGGCAAACTGACGGACGTTGTATTAGGCCATGATTCTATCGATGATTACCTAGCTTCCGAAGAAGCTTATTTCGGTGCTATCTGCGGAAGATACGGAAACCGGATAGCGAAAGGTAAATTCACTCTAGACGGAGTTACTTACGACAAGTTAGCCATTAATAATGGTCCGAACAGCCTGCACGGAGGTATTAAAGGTTTTAATTCCGTAGTATGGGATGCTGTACAAAAAGATGATCAAACGCTGGAACTTACTTATATTTCAGCAGACGGAGAAGAAGGCTTTCCGGGGAAATTAATTACTACCGTTACTTATTATTTATCAGATAATAATGAAGTAATCATCTTTTATAATGCAACAACCAGCAAACCTACTGTTCTTAATCTGACTAATCATTCTTATTTTAACCTTTCCGGAGCAGGTGATCCTTCTGTTTCCGATCATAGTTTACTTATTAACGCAGATGCTTATCTTCCGACTGATGAAACATCTATTCCTTACGGGTCACCCGAAAAGGTAGAAAACACTCCCATGGACTTCCGGGAAATTCATCTTATCGGAGAACGTATCGATGAACCATTTCAACAATTGATCTGGGGAAGAGGTTACGATCATACCTATATATTAAACAAGGAAGGTGAAGAACTTTCTTTCTGTGCACGATGTTCTTCTCCCAAAACAGGCATTGTAATGGAAACTTTTACTACCCAACCGGGAGTACAACTATACACTGGAAACTGGATGACAGGAAATATGCGGGGAAAATTTGACCAGCGTTATCCGGCACGTGCTGCCCTTTGCCTGGAAACACAACATTACCCGGATAGCCCCAATAAACCGGAATATCCAACTACCGTGCTCCGTCCCGGTGAAGAATATAAACAAACTACCATTTATAAATTCAGCACAATAGAATAA
- a CDS encoding NUDIX hydrolase gives MVAAFYQNEIKFFVSVDCIILGFNHEGLNVLIYKRSFEPLKGQWSLMGGFLRAGESIHEAASRVLTECTGIDNLFMEQVGAYGDVTRDLGERVISVAYYSLVNMNNFSAEVLAEHNARWVHIKDLPELIFDHKQMVKDTLTILKRKAATRPIGFNLLPEKFTLPQLQNLYEAIYQTPLDKRNFRKKLNIMDILEKLDEKDKSSSKRGAFYYMFNKEKYDKLLEQGCYFSL, from the coding sequence ATGGTAGCCGCTTTTTATCAAAATGAAATTAAGTTTTTCGTTTCTGTAGACTGTATTATTTTAGGATTTAACCATGAAGGTTTAAATGTTCTAATATACAAACGAAGTTTCGAACCTCTTAAAGGACAATGGTCCTTGATGGGCGGTTTCCTCCGTGCCGGTGAAAGTATTCATGAAGCTGCTTCACGTGTACTGACTGAATGTACGGGAATCGATAATCTCTTTATGGAACAAGTAGGTGCTTACGGAGATGTTACTCGCGATCTTGGAGAACGGGTGATCTCCGTAGCATACTATTCTTTAGTTAATATGAATAATTTCAGTGCTGAAGTTTTAGCTGAACACAATGCTCGTTGGGTACATATTAAAGATCTCCCCGAATTGATTTTTGATCATAAGCAAATGGTTAAGGATACGCTTACGATCTTAAAAAGAAAAGCAGCTACGCGTCCGATCGGATTTAATTTATTACCGGAAAAATTTACGCTCCCCCAGTTGCAAAATTTATATGAAGCCATTTACCAAACGCCGTTAGACAAACGTAATTTCCGCAAAAAACTAAATATAATGGATATATTGGAAAAATTGGATGAAAAAGATAAGAGTTCATCCAAACGGGGAGCTTTTTATTATATGTTTAATAAAGAGAAATATGATAAGTTACTGGAACAAGGTTGTTACTTTTCTTTATAA
- the araA gene encoding L-arabinose isomerase has protein sequence MNFQDLEVWFVTGAQLLYGGDAVIQVDAHSNEIVKGLNESGNLPIKVVYKGTVNSAKEVTDTLKAANNDNKCIGVITWMHTFSPAKMWIHGLQELKKPLLHFHTQYNKEIPWETMDMDFMNLNQSAHGDREFGHIVTRMRKNRKVVVGHWQDEKAQARIAVWMRVAAAWADAQDMRIIRFGDQMNNVAVTDGDKVDAEIRLGYHVDYCPIGELVAVQDTVTDEEIAEMLKTYENEYILADNCKEGGKDRKQVVEAARVEIALRKFLKEKGAKAFTTNFDDLKGIDQLPGLACQRLMAEGYGFGAEGDWKTAALYRTMWYMGQGENNSCSFLEDYTLNFDGENSAILQAHMLEVCPLISEEEKPRLEVHPLGIGGKNDPARLVFTSKQGTGVAATIIDLGNRFRMIVNQVDCIKSNPLPKLPVASALWIPQPNFEIGAAAWILAGGTHHSSFSFNLTQEYLEDYADIAGIELVVIDNTTTISEFKKELRYNDLYYMLNKALQA, from the coding sequence ATGAATTTTCAAGATTTAGAAGTATGGTTCGTCACAGGAGCACAGCTACTGTACGGAGGTGATGCAGTAATACAAGTAGACGCACATTCGAATGAAATTGTCAAAGGATTAAATGAATCGGGCAATTTACCTATCAAAGTAGTATATAAAGGTACTGTAAATTCCGCCAAAGAAGTAACGGATACGCTGAAAGCTGCAAATAATGATAATAAATGTATCGGGGTGATTACCTGGATGCATACGTTCTCTCCCGCCAAAATGTGGATTCACGGACTACAAGAATTAAAAAAACCGTTATTACATTTTCATACTCAATATAATAAAGAAATTCCTTGGGAAACGATGGACATGGATTTTATGAATCTGAACCAGTCGGCCCACGGCGACCGCGAATTCGGACATATTGTAACCCGGATGCGTAAAAACAGGAAAGTAGTAGTGGGGCATTGGCAAGACGAAAAAGCACAAGCCCGTATTGCCGTGTGGATGCGCGTAGCCGCAGCGTGGGCGGATGCTCAAGACATGCGGATTATCCGTTTTGGCGACCAAATGAATAATGTAGCTGTTACCGACGGGGACAAAGTAGATGCCGAAATCCGTTTAGGTTACCATGTAGATTATTGTCCTATCGGTGAACTCGTGGCTGTCCAGGATACGGTAACAGATGAAGAAATCGCAGAAATGCTAAAAACGTATGAAAACGAATATATTCTAGCCGACAATTGCAAAGAAGGTGGAAAAGACCGGAAACAAGTAGTAGAAGCTGCACGTGTGGAAATTGCCTTACGTAAATTTTTAAAAGAAAAAGGAGCCAAGGCTTTCACTACCAATTTTGACGATTTGAAAGGGATCGACCAACTTCCCGGCTTGGCTTGTCAACGTTTAATGGCGGAAGGTTATGGTTTTGGGGCGGAAGGAGACTGGAAAACAGCAGCTCTTTACCGTACTATGTGGTATATGGGACAAGGAGAAAACAATTCTTGTTCTTTCCTGGAAGATTATACCTTAAACTTTGACGGAGAAAACAGTGCGATTCTTCAAGCTCACATGCTGGAAGTTTGCCCGCTAATTTCCGAAGAAGAAAAGCCCCGCCTGGAAGTGCATCCGTTAGGAATCGGAGGGAAAAACGATCCGGCACGGTTAGTATTTACCAGTAAACAAGGGACTGGAGTAGCGGCTACTATCATTGATCTGGGAAACCGTTTCCGTATGATTGTGAACCAAGTAGATTGTATTAAGTCCAACCCGTTACCCAAATTACCTGTTGCCTCTGCTCTTTGGATTCCGCAACCGAATTTTGAAATAGGTGCGGCAGCATGGATTCTTGCCGGAGGCACACACCATAGTAGCTTCTCATTCAATTTAACTCAGGAGTATTTGGAAGATTACGCTGATATAGCCGGTATCGAGCTAGTGGTTATCGACAATACTACGACAATTAGCGAGTTCAAGAAAGAACTCCGTTATAATGATCTTTACTATATGTTGAATAAAGCTTTACAAGCATAA